AGAAGGTCAGCCGAGTCTCGTGCAGGGCCCAGAGTCGCCGTACGCCCCGGGGCGCCCGCAGGGCGGGGCGGATCACCAGCTCGGTCACCTGCTCGCGGGCCCAGTCGACGGTCGCGAGCTGGAGTTCCTCTTTCGAGCGCCAGTGCGTGAACAGGCCGGACTTGCTGATGCCGAGATGGTCGGCGAGGCGACCGAGGGAGAGCCCGTCGAGGCCGGTCTCGATCGCCAGCGCCACGGCGGTGCCGAGCACCAGATTCCGGGTGCGTTCGCCCCGGAGCACCCGCCCGTCCACCATCATGATCACGAGCGTACAACTATCCGACCGATCGGTCGGATAGTTTCAGTGACGCGGCAGCGTGACGCTCACCACCAGGCCACCGCCCTCGCGGGGCCGGGCATCGACCGAACCCCCGTGCGCCCGCGCCACCGCGCGCACGATCGACAGACCCAGACCGAATCCGCGCCCGCCACCGAGCCGCTCACCGCGCAACCGGCGGAACGGCTGGAAGATCGTCTCGATCTCGTACCCCGGCACCACCGGGCCGGTGTTGCTCACCACCAGGGTCGGCCGCCCCTCCACCAACCCGGTCCGCACCGACACCCACCCACCGGTCGGCAGGTTGTGCCGCAACGCGTTCTCCACCAGGTTCGAGGTGAGCCGCTCCAGCAGCACCGGGTCGCCGACGGTCGGGGCCGGGTCGAGTTCCCGTACCGCCTCCCGCGCCAGCGCGCCGGTCGGATCCGGGCCCGACTCCCGGGCCGCGTGCTGGTTGATCACGTACGCGGCCACCTCGGCCAGGTCGATCGGCGTACGGTCGGTCAGCTCGTTCTCCGAGTCGGCAAGCGTGAGCAGCCCCTCGATCAGCCGCTCGTGCCGCTCGTTCACCGCCAGCAACGACTCACCGAGCTGCCGTACGTCAGCCGACGCCCCCGGCCGGGTCACCGCCAGCTCGACCAGCGCCCGGTTCAGCGCCAACGGCGTACGCAACTCGTGCGAGGCGTTCGCGACGAACCGGCGCTGACCGTCGAACGACCGGTCCAACCGCTCCAGCATCAGGTCGAAGGTGTCCGCGAGTTCGCGTACCTCGTCCCGGGGGCCGTGCAGCGCGATCCGCTCGTGCAGCCCCCGGCCGGCGCTGTTCGCCCCGGCGATCCGGCGCGCGGTGCCGGTGATCTGGTGCAGCGGCTGCAACGCCCGGCCGGCGACCAGCCAGCCGAAGGCGATCGCCACCGCCGAGACCACGGCCAGCGCGATACCGCCCTGGGTGAGCAGCGAGTCCAGCGCGCTCTGCTTCACGTCCTCCTGGAGCTTCTGCACGATCATCCGCAGCGTCTCGGTGTTCTGCCCACCGAGCCCGTTCTTGGGCAGCCCGGTCACCGTGTCCGCCTTGTTCAGCGCCACCCCGAGCGGCTGCGGCATCCGCTGCTCGACCAGGACGTACGTCACCGCCAGCAGGACCACGCCGGCGAGCAGGAACAACCCGCCGTAGA
The Micromonospora pisi DNA segment above includes these coding regions:
- a CDS encoding sensor histidine kinase, producing the protein MERTTIRARLTLIYGGLFLLAGVVLLAVTYVLVEQRMPQPLGVALNKADTVTGLPKNGLGGQNTETLRMIVQKLQEDVKQSALDSLLTQGGIALAVVSAVAIAFGWLVAGRALQPLHQITGTARRIAGANSAGRGLHERIALHGPRDEVRELADTFDLMLERLDRSFDGQRRFVANASHELRTPLALNRALVELAVTRPGASADVRQLGESLLAVNERHERLIEGLLTLADSENELTDRTPIDLAEVAAYVINQHAARESGPDPTGALAREAVRELDPAPTVGDPVLLERLTSNLVENALRHNLPTGGWVSVRTGLVEGRPTLVVSNTGPVVPGYEIETIFQPFRRLRGERLGGGRGFGLGLSIVRAVARAHGGSVDARPREGGGLVVSVTLPRH